A region of Streptomyces sp. TG1A-60 DNA encodes the following proteins:
- a CDS encoding alpha/beta hydrolase yields MRSTHRRRPLAGAAVAALALLGAGLPATAAATHAEKDDKQPDLTRFYQQKIKWSRCEGMEVPEDLRCGKVTVPLDYARPEAGTLDLAMARYRATGDARGSLLLNFGGPGGPGVPELAYGGEEFMGLTDGYDLVSFDPRGVGRSSPVSCGDGTDEALEATDDGDVANDPQTALKQLRLAAAACRKHSGPVLPHIGTLNASHDLDVMRAALGDEKLNYLGFSYGTRLGAVYAARFPEKVGRMALDGVDTLTQPLTEQGLVGAQGQQTALEDYLDACTEELTCPFGQDSRSAREQVVELVESLDEHPVPTDFGQEFSGQDLVGAISHALYSEQMWPALTHALNMLVHDGDTRGLMSLAGGGFATPPDSYRSSTPVRPYEPPGPGASATPIPHSGLVDAEEVPLDNLPAALMAINCADDPDRPTAKQITDDLEDLRAAYEDASAVFGPYRLAQVLMCHGRPAGTDYIREKVRDVDTPKMLLVGTRGDPATPYRWTVETAKRLGSSAVVLDNKGKGHTGYGSSKCVRGKVDDFLLYGSLPADGSSCGADD; encoded by the coding sequence ATGCGGTCCACGCACAGACGGCGTCCGCTCGCCGGAGCCGCGGTCGCGGCGCTGGCCCTGCTGGGGGCCGGGCTGCCGGCCACGGCGGCGGCCACCCACGCCGAGAAGGACGACAAGCAGCCCGACCTGACCCGCTTCTACCAACAGAAGATCAAGTGGTCCCGGTGCGAGGGCATGGAGGTGCCCGAGGACCTGCGGTGCGGCAAGGTCACCGTGCCGCTCGACTACGCCCGTCCCGAGGCCGGAACCCTCGACCTGGCGATGGCCCGCTACCGGGCCACCGGCGACGCGCGCGGTTCGCTGCTGCTGAACTTCGGCGGCCCCGGTGGCCCGGGTGTCCCCGAACTCGCCTACGGGGGAGAGGAGTTCATGGGCCTCACGGACGGCTACGACCTCGTCTCCTTCGATCCGCGCGGCGTGGGCCGCTCCTCCCCCGTCAGCTGCGGCGACGGCACCGACGAGGCTCTGGAGGCGACCGACGACGGCGACGTTGCGAACGACCCGCAGACCGCGCTCAAGCAACTGCGGCTGGCCGCCGCCGCGTGCAGGAAGCACTCCGGTCCGGTGCTGCCCCACATCGGCACGCTCAACGCGTCCCACGACCTGGACGTGATGCGCGCCGCCCTCGGCGACGAGAAGCTCAACTACCTCGGCTTCTCCTACGGAACCCGGCTGGGCGCGGTGTACGCGGCGCGGTTCCCCGAGAAGGTGGGCCGGATGGCCCTCGACGGGGTGGACACCCTCACGCAACCGCTGACCGAGCAGGGGCTGGTGGGTGCCCAGGGGCAGCAGACCGCGCTGGAGGACTACCTCGACGCGTGCACCGAGGAGCTGACGTGCCCGTTCGGGCAGGACTCCCGCTCGGCCCGTGAGCAGGTCGTCGAGTTGGTCGAGTCGCTGGACGAGCACCCCGTGCCGACGGACTTCGGTCAGGAGTTCTCCGGCCAGGACCTCGTGGGCGCCATCAGCCACGCCCTCTACAGCGAACAGATGTGGCCCGCCCTGACCCACGCGCTCAACATGCTCGTCCACGACGGCGACACCCGGGGCCTCATGTCCCTCGCGGGCGGCGGCTTCGCCACACCGCCCGATTCGTACAGGTCCTCGACGCCGGTCCGCCCGTACGAGCCGCCCGGCCCCGGCGCGTCCGCCACACCGATTCCGCACAGCGGACTCGTCGACGCCGAGGAGGTCCCGCTCGACAACCTCCCCGCCGCGCTCATGGCCATCAACTGCGCCGACGATCCCGACCGGCCCACCGCAAAGCAGATCACCGACGACCTGGAGGACCTGCGCGCGGCGTACGAGGACGCCTCTGCCGTGTTCGGCCCGTACCGGCTCGCCCAGGTGCTGATGTGCCACGGCCGCCCCGCGGGCACCGACTACATCCGCGAGAAGGTGCGGGACGTCGACACCCCGAAGATGCTGCTCGTCGGTACCCGGGGCGACCCGGCCACGCCGTATCGGTGGACCGTGGAGACCGCGAAGCGGCTCGGTTCCTCGGCGGTCGTCCTCGACAACAAGGGCAAGGGGCACACCGGGTACGGGTCGTCGAAGTGCGTGCGCGGGAAGGTCGACGACTTCCTGCTGTACGGCTCGCTGCCGGCCGACGGAAGTTCCTGCGGAGCCGACGACTGA
- a CDS encoding acyltransferase family protein, translating to MSEDVVQQTRPAPATPPVRETPRAKGASRDPYFDNAKYLTIVLVACGHAWEPLTYGSRTATAVYLTVYAFHMPAFALISGYFSRGFDMAPGRLKRLLTGVVLPYVVFETAYTLFYRWAQDDPGYPLSLLDPWYLMWFLVALFIWRLTTPLWLMLRHPMPVALGLAMLAAVSPDLGGDVSIQRVLGFLPFFVLGLTLRAEHFERLRARRVRLCLLPVGLGAVVAAYRVAPWFDAGWFYHRGSVTGQGVSRWAGLLTTPALFCLAVLLTACFLAWVPRRELWFTALGAGTMYGYLLHGFVIKWARFRDWYAVEWLHTPLGELAVTALAVGGITLLCTAPVRTALRCVVEPRMEWAFRKGDAAHPARTGDTAAPTPRVGTRDQRADAQGVPAGTDDADR from the coding sequence ATGTCCGAAGACGTGGTCCAGCAGACCCGCCCCGCTCCCGCGACCCCACCCGTCCGGGAGACGCCACGGGCGAAGGGGGCCTCGCGAGACCCGTACTTCGACAACGCGAAATACCTCACCATCGTCCTGGTGGCCTGCGGACACGCGTGGGAGCCGCTGACGTACGGCAGCCGGACCGCGACGGCCGTGTATCTGACCGTCTACGCCTTCCACATGCCGGCCTTCGCCCTGATCTCCGGCTACTTCTCGCGCGGCTTCGACATGGCGCCCGGCCGGCTGAAGCGGCTCCTGACGGGTGTGGTGCTCCCGTACGTCGTCTTCGAGACGGCGTACACGCTGTTCTACCGGTGGGCGCAGGACGACCCGGGCTATCCGCTGAGCCTGCTGGATCCCTGGTACCTGATGTGGTTCCTGGTCGCGCTGTTCATCTGGCGGCTGACCACTCCCCTGTGGCTGATGCTGCGTCACCCGATGCCCGTCGCGCTGGGGCTGGCGATGCTGGCGGCGGTCTCACCGGATCTCGGCGGCGACGTCTCCATCCAGCGCGTCCTCGGCTTCCTGCCGTTCTTCGTGCTGGGGCTGACCCTGCGCGCCGAGCACTTCGAGCGGCTGCGCGCCCGTCGCGTACGGCTGTGTCTGCTCCCGGTGGGGCTGGGGGCGGTCGTGGCGGCGTACCGGGTGGCGCCGTGGTTCGACGCGGGCTGGTTCTACCACCGGGGCAGTGTCACCGGCCAGGGCGTGTCCCGCTGGGCGGGTCTGCTGACCACGCCCGCGCTGTTCTGTCTGGCGGTGCTGCTGACTGCCTGCTTCCTGGCCTGGGTGCCGCGCCGGGAGCTGTGGTTCACGGCGCTGGGCGCGGGCACGATGTACGGCTATCTGCTGCACGGCTTCGTGATCAAGTGGGCCCGTTTCCGGGACTGGTACGCCGTGGAGTGGCTGCACACCCCGCTCGGGGAACTCGCCGTCACGGCCCTGGCCGTCGGCGGCATCACGCTGCTGTGCACCGCACCCGTGCGGACCGCGCTGCGCTGTGTCGTCGAGCCGCGCATGGAGTGGGCGTTCAGGAAGGGCGACGCCGCCCACCCGGCCAGGACGGGAGACACGGCTGCCCCAACCCCACGGGTCGGTACACGCGATCAGCGAGCCGACGCGCAGGGCGTCCCGGCCGGGACGGACGACGCCGACCGGTGA
- a CDS encoding GNAT family N-acetyltransferase, which yields MDHAAVLALFDRDMREGALPDGPGARIERVGGVVRQVGSEIGWSGVVWSDLDEAGADAAVTEQIRYFSGLGRDFEWKLYGHDLPVDLGQRLREAGFTPAPEETLMVAEVADLTLDVEPPEGVRILPVTDRAGVDLVADVHEKAFGTDSSRMRHQLLAQLTGDTETVVAVVALAGDEPVSAARMELLPGTRFAGLWGGGTVEGWRGRGVYRALVSHRARVAADRGYRYVQVDALARSRPILARLGFEPLTTTTPFEYAVDSVAAA from the coding sequence ATGGATCACGCTGCTGTGCTGGCACTGTTCGACCGGGACATGCGGGAGGGCGCTCTCCCCGACGGCCCCGGAGCCCGGATCGAGCGCGTGGGCGGGGTGGTGCGCCAGGTCGGCTCCGAGATCGGCTGGAGCGGAGTCGTCTGGTCCGACCTCGACGAGGCGGGCGCGGACGCGGCCGTCACCGAGCAGATCCGGTACTTCTCCGGCCTCGGACGCGACTTCGAGTGGAAGCTGTACGGCCACGATCTCCCCGTCGACCTGGGACAGCGCCTGCGCGAGGCCGGCTTCACGCCAGCACCGGAGGAGACCCTGATGGTCGCCGAGGTCGCCGACCTGACCCTCGACGTCGAGCCGCCCGAGGGCGTACGCATCCTGCCCGTCACCGACCGTGCGGGCGTGGACCTGGTGGCCGACGTCCACGAGAAGGCCTTCGGGACGGACAGCTCCCGTATGCGCCACCAGTTGCTGGCCCAGCTCACCGGCGACACCGAGACGGTGGTGGCCGTCGTGGCCCTCGCCGGCGACGAACCGGTGAGCGCCGCCCGTATGGAGCTGCTCCCCGGTACGCGCTTCGCCGGCCTGTGGGGCGGTGGCACCGTCGAGGGCTGGCGGGGCCGCGGTGTCTACCGGGCCCTCGTCTCCCACCGCGCCCGCGTCGCCGCCGACCGGGGCTACCGCTACGTCCAGGTCGACGCCCTCGCCCGCAGCCGCCCGATCCTGGCCCGCCTCGGCTTCGAGCCGCTCACGACGACCACGCCGTTCGAGTACGCCGTGGACAGCGTGGCGGCGGCCTGA
- a CDS encoding GlsB/YeaQ/YmgE family stress response membrane protein, giving the protein MEIDGIISAIVIGIVIGVLGRLVVPGRQRIGILLTILVGIIAALIGTAIAVGVGVADTDGVDWAEWLIQIALAALGVAALDRTRARR; this is encoded by the coding sequence ATGGAGATCGACGGCATCATCAGCGCGATCGTCATCGGCATTGTCATCGGTGTACTCGGGCGGCTCGTCGTGCCGGGCCGTCAGCGCATCGGCATCCTGCTGACGATCCTCGTCGGCATCATCGCCGCGCTGATCGGAACCGCGATCGCCGTGGGCGTCGGTGTGGCCGACACGGACGGCGTCGACTGGGCCGAGTGGCTCATCCAGATCGCGCTGGCGGCCCTGGGCGTCGCGGCGCTGGACCGCACACGGGCGCGGCGCTGA
- a CDS encoding SPW repeat protein → MANTSHRSDITSHPDVTEMRARYARMLGGRDVALVDGPVFLLGLYCAVSPWILHYTSSQPSLVPHNLIVGIAIGLLALGFTAAPERMYGLSWAMCALGVWMIISAWIVGASPDAGVVINNIVIGCLALLLGLLCAGASAKGGGTRAPRTPQV, encoded by the coding sequence ATGGCCAACACCTCACACAGGAGTGACATCACCAGCCACCCTGATGTAACCGAAATGCGGGCCCGGTATGCCCGCATGCTCGGTGGTCGCGATGTGGCGCTCGTGGACGGACCGGTGTTCCTGCTCGGTCTGTACTGCGCCGTGTCCCCGTGGATACTGCACTACACCTCCAGCCAGCCCTCGCTGGTGCCCCACAACCTGATCGTGGGCATCGCGATCGGCCTGCTGGCTCTCGGTTTCACGGCCGCACCCGAGCGGATGTACGGCCTGAGCTGGGCCATGTGTGCACTGGGAGTCTGGATGATCATCTCGGCGTGGATCGTCGGCGCCAGCCCGGACGCCGGGGTCGTGATCAACAACATCGTCATCGGCTGCCTCGCTCTGCTCCTGGGGCTGCTGTGCGCCGGCGCCTCGGCGAAGGGCGGCGGCACGCGTGCGCCCCGCACGCCGCAGGTGTGA
- a CDS encoding deoxyribodipyrimidine photo-lyase: MNVSVVLFTADLRLHDHPPLRAALDGSRQVVPLFVRDPAVDRAGFAVPNRLAFLADCLRDLDAGLRERGGRLVVRSGNVAEQVAKVAAEAGADEVHLASDVSAHACRREERLRRTLGRQGLRLHVHAAVTTAVPPGALVPAASDHFAVFTPYFRHWSRQRPRDPLGAPRTVRVPDAVGSERLPARAELTELSPGLATGGETEGRRRFTDWLRGGVAAYEDRHDDLAGDATSRLSPHLHFGTLSPVELVHRARRAGGPGAEAFVRQLAWRDFNRQVLAARPRATVVDYRPRHDRWRSAPEEVEAWREGRTGYPVIDAAMRQLRHEGWMHNRGRLLTASFLTKTLYVDWRVGARHFLDLLVDGDMANNQLNWQWMAGTGTDTRPNRVLNPVTQAKRYDPDGAYVRRWVPELADVEGPAVHEPWKLRGVDRAALDYPEPIVSLSEGRERFLRGRGGTP, from the coding sequence ATGAATGTCTCGGTCGTCCTGTTCACCGCCGACCTGCGGCTGCACGACCACCCCCCGCTGCGTGCCGCCCTGGACGGCTCCCGGCAGGTCGTACCCCTCTTCGTGCGCGATCCGGCCGTGGACCGGGCCGGTTTCGCCGTGCCCAACCGGCTGGCGTTCCTCGCCGACTGCCTGCGGGATCTCGACGCGGGACTGCGGGAACGCGGCGGTCGGCTCGTGGTGCGCTCGGGGAACGTCGCGGAGCAGGTGGCGAAGGTGGCGGCCGAGGCGGGCGCCGACGAGGTGCATCTGGCGTCGGACGTCAGCGCCCATGCGTGCCGGCGGGAGGAACGGCTGCGGCGGACGCTGGGGAGGCAGGGGCTGCGGCTGCATGTGCACGCGGCGGTGACCACGGCCGTCCCGCCGGGCGCTCTGGTCCCCGCCGCGTCCGACCACTTCGCCGTCTTCACGCCGTACTTCCGCCACTGGTCCCGGCAGCGCCCGCGCGACCCGCTCGGCGCGCCCCGGACGGTCCGGGTCCCGGACGCCGTCGGTTCCGAGCGGCTGCCCGCTCGCGCGGAGCTCACGGAGCTGTCGCCCGGACTCGCGACCGGCGGTGAGACGGAGGGCCGGCGGAGGTTCACGGACTGGCTGCGCGGCGGTGTCGCCGCGTACGAGGACCGCCACGACGATCTGGCGGGCGACGCGACCTCCCGGCTCTCCCCTCATCTGCACTTCGGCACCCTGTCCCCCGTCGAACTTGTCCATCGGGCCCGCCGGGCGGGCGGGCCGGGTGCCGAGGCGTTCGTACGGCAGCTCGCGTGGCGGGACTTCAACCGCCAGGTGCTGGCGGCGCGGCCCCGGGCGACGGTCGTGGACTACCGCCCCAGGCACGACCGCTGGCGGTCCGCTCCGGAGGAGGTCGAGGCGTGGCGGGAAGGCCGCACCGGCTACCCGGTGATCGACGCGGCCATGCGCCAGCTCCGTCACGAGGGCTGGATGCACAACCGAGGCCGGCTCCTGACCGCGAGCTTCCTCACCAAGACGCTGTACGTCGACTGGCGCGTCGGCGCGCGCCACTTCCTGGACCTGCTGGTCGACGGCGACATGGCCAACAACCAGCTCAACTGGCAGTGGATGGCCGGGACGGGCACGGACACCCGCCCCAACCGCGTCCTCAACCCGGTCACCCAGGCGAAGCGGTACGACCCGGACGGGGCGTACGTACGACGCTGGGTGCCGGAGTTGGCGGACGTCGAGGGGCCGGCCGTGCACGAGCCGTGGAAGCTGCGGGGGGTGGATCGCGCCGCGCTGGACTACCCGGAGCCGATCGTCTCGTTGTCCGAGGGCCGGGAGCGGTTCCTGCGAGGGCGCGGAGGCACGCCGTAG
- a CDS encoding acyl-CoA dehydrogenase family protein, with the protein MTTSPHPLVVQARGLAAEVLLPQAERVDQEGVPASSIRAIKESGLLGVSAPEAYGGSGAPDSVARETAEILAGACCSTWFLQAQHHTPVLTLTKSELPARDGLLAKLATGELLSGVAYAHLRRYPRVPVRAVPKRGGWRFHGTVPWYTGWGLNDVMLLAGVTDADEVVFAFTEARQQSGLKASAPVRLAALTAARTVSLDLDGLWIPDDAVALHAPYESWAASDRPKPTNASPAVFGVAESALGLLDQDDPTTKRLRLRLDKVRRQAYALADHPAPHEHMEERLALKTKAFDLMRTATTAAVVVGGGRALALDSRAQRLAREAMFLLVQGQTAEVRQTHLASLSAAH; encoded by the coding sequence ATGACCACGTCACCGCACCCCCTCGTCGTCCAGGCGCGCGGACTCGCCGCCGAGGTGCTCCTGCCTCAGGCCGAGCGCGTCGACCAGGAGGGGGTGCCCGCGAGCAGCATTCGGGCGATCAAGGAGTCGGGGCTGCTCGGGGTGAGCGCGCCGGAGGCGTACGGCGGTTCGGGCGCGCCCGACTCCGTGGCGCGGGAGACTGCCGAGATCCTCGCGGGCGCGTGCTGTTCCACCTGGTTCCTGCAGGCCCAGCACCACACCCCCGTACTGACCCTCACGAAGAGCGAACTCCCCGCCCGGGACGGCCTGTTGGCGAAGCTGGCCACCGGTGAGCTGCTGTCCGGTGTCGCGTACGCGCATCTGCGGAGGTACCCGCGGGTCCCGGTCCGGGCCGTGCCGAAGCGTGGTGGCTGGCGGTTTCACGGGACGGTTCCCTGGTACACCGGGTGGGGCCTGAACGATGTGATGCTGCTGGCCGGGGTGACGGACGCGGACGAGGTGGTGTTCGCCTTCACCGAGGCCAGACAGCAGTCCGGGCTCAAGGCCTCGGCACCCGTACGGCTCGCGGCCCTCACGGCCGCCCGCACGGTCTCGCTCGACCTCGACGGGCTGTGGATCCCCGACGACGCGGTGGCCCTGCACGCGCCGTACGAATCCTGGGCCGCGAGCGACCGGCCCAAGCCGACGAACGCCTCGCCGGCGGTGTTCGGAGTCGCCGAGTCCGCCCTCGGTCTGCTGGACCAGGACGACCCCACGACGAAGCGGCTGCGGCTGCGGCTGGACAAGGTGCGACGGCAGGCGTACGCCCTCGCCGACCATCCGGCGCCGCACGAGCACATGGAGGAGCGACTGGCCCTCAAGACGAAGGCGTTCGACTTGATGCGCACGGCGACCACCGCCGCGGTCGTGGTCGGCGGCGGGCGGGCCCTCGCCCTTGACAGCCGGGCGCAGCGGCTGGCCCGCGAGGCGATGTTCCTGCTGGTCCAGGGCCAGACCGCCGAAGTTCGCCAGACGCACCTCGCCTCCCTGTCGGCCGCGCACTGA
- a CDS encoding aldo/keto reductase: MTWDTSRTSHGLRQKITATAAGTWTLGDLPVSRIGFGAMRLTGTAAFHLGAPRERERSIGVLRRAFEMGVNHIDTAAFYFSSLRSANELINSALGGPYPDDLVVVTKVGPHRAYSGEWGTAARPDQLRGQVEENLRQLGRDHLDVVNLRRMRQDSIAEHFGALAELRDAGLVRHLGVSGVEARHLAEARAIAPVVCVQNQYGLHSPDPDADEVLRVCGEQGIAFVPFYAIAGDAGPGGASTAHDDELLAVARVHDATPAQVRLAWTLHQGPHVLAVPGTGNPDHLVENIAAGALRLTADEVARLDAVRRGEPATL; the protein is encoded by the coding sequence ATGACCTGGGACACGTCACGAACCTCTCACGGGCTTCGCCAGAAGATCACCGCGACCGCCGCCGGCACCTGGACACTCGGTGACCTGCCCGTCAGCCGCATCGGCTTCGGCGCGATGCGGCTGACGGGCACCGCCGCCTTCCACCTCGGGGCGCCCAGGGAGCGCGAGCGGTCGATCGGCGTGCTGCGCCGCGCGTTCGAGATGGGCGTCAACCACATCGACACGGCCGCCTTCTATTTCTCCTCGCTGCGCTCGGCCAACGAACTGATCAACAGCGCGCTGGGCGGGCCGTACCCGGACGACCTGGTCGTCGTCACCAAGGTCGGGCCGCACCGCGCGTACTCGGGCGAGTGGGGCACAGCCGCCCGCCCCGACCAGTTGCGCGGCCAGGTGGAGGAGAACCTAAGGCAGTTGGGTCGCGACCATCTCGACGTCGTCAATCTGCGCCGCATGCGGCAGGACTCCATCGCCGAGCACTTCGGCGCGCTGGCCGAGCTGCGGGACGCCGGGCTCGTCCGGCACCTCGGCGTCTCCGGCGTCGAAGCGCGGCACCTCGCCGAGGCCCGGGCGATCGCACCCGTGGTGTGCGTCCAGAACCAGTACGGCCTGCACAGCCCCGACCCCGACGCCGACGAGGTGCTCCGCGTCTGCGGCGAACAGGGCATCGCGTTCGTGCCGTTCTACGCCATCGCCGGCGACGCCGGTCCCGGGGGCGCGAGTACCGCGCACGACGACGAACTGCTCGCGGTCGCCCGCGTCCACGACGCGACCCCCGCCCAGGTCCGGCTCGCCTGGACGCTGCACCAGGGGCCGCACGTCCTCGCCGTCCCCGGCACGGGAAACCCGGACCACCTCGTCGAGAACATCGCCGCGGGCGCCCTCCGGCTCACGGCCGACGAGGTGGCCCGGCTGGACGCCGTGCGTCGAGGGGAGCCGGCCACGCTGTGA
- a CDS encoding VOC family protein, with the protein MRRIALVTLVVDDYDEAIRFYTEALGFRLAEDEPRPDGSRWVVVEPGSAGQGVGLLLARAKDEAQRGRIGDQTGGRVGFFLHTGDFARDHARMLAAGVRFLEEPRHEPYGSVAVFQDLYGNRWDLLQPAAG; encoded by the coding sequence ATGAGACGCATCGCCCTGGTCACTCTCGTGGTCGACGACTACGACGAGGCGATCCGCTTCTACACCGAGGCGCTCGGCTTCCGGCTCGCCGAGGACGAACCGAGGCCCGACGGCAGCCGATGGGTCGTCGTCGAGCCGGGGAGCGCGGGGCAGGGCGTCGGACTGCTTCTCGCGAGGGCCAAGGACGAGGCACAGCGCGGCCGGATCGGCGACCAGACCGGCGGACGCGTGGGCTTCTTCCTGCACACCGGCGACTTCGCCCGCGACCACGCCCGGATGCTGGCCGCCGGCGTCAGGTTCCTGGAGGAGCCGCGCCACGAGCCGTACGGCTCGGTCGCCGTCTTCCAGGACCTGTACGGAAACCGCTGGGACCTCCTCCAGCCCGCCGCCGGCTGA
- a CDS encoding adenosine deaminase: protein MTAPRIDADTIRRLPKAVLHDHFDGGLRPATLVELAAEVGHTLPVTDPDALAVWYYEAANSGDLVRYISTFEHTLAVMQTREGLLRTAEEYVLDLAEDGVVYGEVRYAPELMVNGGLAMAEVVETVQEGLAAGMAKAAAQGTPVRVGTLLCGMRMFDRCAETADLAVAFRDAGVVGFDIAGAEDGFPPADHLAAFEHLRSENVPFTIHAGEAHGLPSIHQALQVCGAQRIGHGVRITEDIVDGKLGRLASWVRDRRIALEMCPTSNLQTGAATSIAEHPVTALKDLGFRVTLNTDNRLVSGTTMTREMTLLVEEAGWALDDLRTVTVNALKSAFIPFDERNALIEDVVLPGYASASSR from the coding sequence ATGACCGCGCCCCGCATCGACGCCGACACCATCCGCCGCCTCCCCAAGGCCGTCCTGCACGACCACTTCGACGGCGGTCTGCGCCCTGCCACCCTCGTGGAGCTGGCGGCTGAGGTCGGCCACACCCTCCCGGTGACCGACCCGGACGCTCTCGCCGTCTGGTACTACGAGGCCGCCAACTCCGGTGACCTGGTGCGCTACATATCCACCTTCGAGCACACCCTCGCCGTGATGCAGACCCGCGAGGGCCTGTTGCGCACCGCCGAGGAGTATGTGCTCGACCTGGCCGAGGACGGCGTCGTCTACGGCGAGGTCCGCTACGCCCCCGAGCTGATGGTCAACGGCGGTCTGGCCATGGCCGAGGTCGTCGAGACCGTCCAGGAGGGACTGGCCGCCGGCATGGCCAAGGCGGCGGCCCAGGGCACCCCGGTCCGGGTCGGCACGCTCCTCTGCGGCATGCGCATGTTCGACCGCTGCGCGGAGACCGCCGACCTGGCTGTGGCGTTCCGGGACGCGGGCGTCGTCGGCTTCGACATCGCGGGCGCCGAGGACGGCTTCCCGCCCGCCGACCACCTGGCCGCCTTCGAACACCTGCGCAGCGAAAACGTCCCCTTCACCATCCACGCCGGGGAGGCCCACGGACTGCCCAGCATCCACCAGGCCCTCCAGGTCTGCGGCGCCCAGCGCATCGGCCACGGCGTCCGCATCACCGAGGACATCGTCGACGGCAAGCTCGGCCGCCTCGCCTCCTGGGTCCGCGACCGCCGGATCGCGCTGGAGATGTGCCCCACCTCCAACCTGCAGACCGGCGCGGCCACCTCCATCGCCGAGCACCCGGTCACGGCCCTGAAGGACCTCGGCTTCCGCGTCACCCTCAACACCGACAACCGCCTGGTCTCGGGCACCACCATGACCCGTGAGATGACCCTGCTCGTCGAGGAGGCCGGCTGGGCGCTCGACGACCTGCGCACGGTCACCGTCAACGCCCTCAAGAGCGCCTTCATCCCGTTCGACGAGCGCAACGCCCTGATCGAGGACGTCGTGCTCCCCGGCTACGCGTCGGCGTCCTCGCGCTGA
- a CDS encoding DinB family protein produces the protein MDVKDVLIEAYGRIKEEVHAVVAGLAPADLHARPAPDANSVAWLVWHLTRVQDDHVAEAAGRDQVWLSQGWEKRFGLDLPARDTGFGHSPAQVARVRVTDSGELLTGYYDAVHEQTLGFVHGLGPGDLDQIVDERWTPAVTLGVRLVSVLADDLQHVGQAAYVRGLVQREDADA, from the coding sequence ATGGATGTGAAGGACGTTCTCATCGAGGCGTACGGCCGGATCAAGGAGGAGGTGCACGCCGTCGTGGCCGGACTGGCGCCGGCGGACCTCCACGCCCGTCCCGCCCCCGACGCCAACTCCGTCGCCTGGCTGGTCTGGCACCTCACCCGCGTGCAGGACGACCATGTCGCCGAGGCCGCCGGACGGGACCAGGTCTGGCTGTCCCAGGGCTGGGAGAAGCGCTTCGGTCTCGACCTTCCGGCCCGTGACACGGGCTTCGGGCACAGCCCTGCACAGGTCGCCAGAGTGCGGGTCACCGACTCGGGCGAGTTGCTGACCGGCTACTACGACGCCGTGCACGAACAGACGCTGGGGTTCGTGCACGGCCTCGGACCGGGGGACCTGGACCAGATCGTGGACGAGCGGTGGACGCCGGCCGTCACCCTCGGCGTGCGGCTGGTGAGCGTCCTGGCCGACGATCTCCAGCATGTCGGCCAGGCGGCCTACGTGCGCGGGCTGGTTCAGCGCGAGGACGCCGACGCGTAG